From a single Lolium rigidum isolate FL_2022 chromosome 7, APGP_CSIRO_Lrig_0.1, whole genome shotgun sequence genomic region:
- the LOC124676214 gene encoding probable leucine-rich repeat receptor-like protein kinase At1g35710, with product MQVGMENSPLLKLISLVLLAWFPTTMAVLPTLEEQAGALLGWKATLHRPPAELRSWGTGNTTTRPCSWHGISCSKHQEGHQQVITEISLRGLGLRGELDALNFTALSTLTSIQLAHNQIRGSFPPALASSLTSLRHLMLQENELSGKIPWQIKHLESLVTLVLSNNYLYGPIPSELGYLNKLVRLDLSSNNLTGGRIPRNLGNLTQLTILYLDDNQALGHIPRELGYLANLQELDLRDNKLMGSIPDTFGSLVNITTLYLCDNQLSGYIPRELGYLVNLEDLELCRNKLMGSFPNIFGNLTKLTTLYLFSNQLSGYLPPELGYLVNLQDLKLGNNKLIGSIPDTFGSLVNITILYLWDNQLSGRLPRELGYLVNLKELGLSGNKLIGSIPTIFGNLTKLSKLYLDENKFSGRIPPKLGYLVNLQELDLGDNKLIGSIPGTFGSLVNITILYLWDNQLSGRLPRELGYLVNLKELGLSCNKLIGSIPTIFGNLTKLSKLYLDENKFSGHIPQEIGTLMDLQYLQLDGNNLSGPLPPKLCVGGFLQRLIAFDNNLNGPLPSSLLNCRSLVRVRLERNQLEGDISELGIHPNLVYMDMSSNKLFGQLSYHWRECRNLTMLHLSNNNLVGKIPASIGELSQLEILNLSSNKLEGELPSAVGNLQKLSRLGVANNFLHGSIPQEIGALSNLEFLDLSSNNLSGLIQGSFNNCLKLNFLKLSHNNIKGNIPLDLGVMFNLHELLDLSDNSFGGEIPSQLSGLVMLDALNLSHNELNGLIPSSFRSMGSLTSIDVSYNELEGPVPDSRFFQGAPVQWFMHNKLLCGEVKGLPPCTSATHEGGQRNAYKIIGVATVPILLSLVLLAAIVMFRHGRRKSKQIISNKETQANVFSIWSFDGVDVFKQIVEATKDFSEMHCIGTGSYGSVYKATLKTGEIFAVKKIHIIEEDCFVNELLFNREIEALLQIRHRNIVKLFGYCSSSRGRFLIYKYIERGNLVETQRSNERAIDLDWKRRIQLVLDVVHALAYMHHDCSSPIVHRDITSKNILLDVEFRAYISDFGTAKILNVNGRNITQIAGTKGYLAPELAYTQNVTEKCDIYSFGVLALELFMGSHPGDLLSSLHLTTNKNDVCMKNLLDSRLEIPDAETAREIYGVLSVAVQCLEPNPSRRPMARSASDELSAGFKIYGDQHVDYLDAVLTIPTQ from the exons ATGCAAGTAGGCATGGAGAACTCCCCTCTACTAAAGCTCATCTCACTTGTTCTACTAGCCTGGTTTCCAACGACCATGGCAGTACTGCCAACCCTCGAGGAACAAGCAGGAGCCCTCCTTGGCTGGAAAGCCACACTCCACAGACCACCAGCCGAGCTCCGATCATGGGGAACGGGAAACACTACTACACGGCCGTGCAGCTGGCATGGCATCAGCtgcagcaagcatcaagaaggccACCAACAGGTCATCACGGAGATCTCTTTGCGGGGGTTGGGGTTGAGAGGGGAGCTCGACGCCCTCAACTTCACAGCTTTGTCAACCCTGACGAGCATCCAGCTCGCGCACAATCAGATAAGGGGCTCCTTTCCACCTGCTCTAGCATCATCCTTGACAAGCCTGCGACACCTCATGCTCCAGGAGAATGAGCTCTCTGGCAAAATACCATGGCAAATAAAACACCTAGAGAGTCTTGTAACGCTGGTCCTGTCCAACAATTACTTGTATGGTCCCATCCCCAGCGAACTAG GCTACCTAAACAAGCTGGTTAGATTAGACCTATCCAGCAACAACCTCACGGGGGGTCGCATTCCAAGAAATTTAGGGAATCTTACTCAACTCACTATCTTGTACCTTGATGACAATCAGGCACTCGGACATATTCCTCGAGAACTAGGTTACCTGGCGAATTTACAGGAGTTAGATCTTAGGGACAACAAACTCATGGGTTCCATCCCTGATACGTTTGGGAGTTTGGTTAATATCACTACCTTGTACCTATGTGATAACCAACTTTCCGGGTATATTCCTCGAGAACTAGGTTACCTGGTGAATTTAGAAGATTTAGAACTTTGCCGTAACAAACTCATGGGTTCCTTCCCCAATATCTTTGGAAATTTGACAAAGCTCACTACCTTGTACCTTTTTAGTAATCAGTTATCTGGATATCTTCCTCCAGAACTAGGTTacctagtgaatttacaagactTAAAACTCGGTAATAACAAACTCATTGGCTCCATCCCTGATACGTTTGGGAGTTTGGTTAATATCACTATCTTGTACCTATGGGATAACCAACTTTCTGGGCGTCTTCCTCGAGAACTAGGTTACCTGGTGAATTTAAAAGAATTGGGTCTCAGTGGTAACAAACTCATTGGTTCGATCCCCACAATATTTGGAAATTTGACAAAGCTCAGTAAGTTGTACCTTGATGAAAATAAATTCTCTGGGCGTATTCCTCCAAAACTAGGTTACTTAGTGAATTTACAAGAGTTGGATCTCGGCGATAACAAACTCATTGGTTCCATCCCCGGTACGTTTGGGAGTTTGGTTAATATCACTATCTTGTACCTATGGGATAACCAACTTTCTGGGCGTCTTCCTCGAGAACTAGGTTACCTGGTGAATTTAAAAGAATTGGGTCTCAGTTGTAACAAACTCATTGGTTCGATCCCCACAATATTTGGAAATTTGACAAAGCTCAGTAAGTTGTACCTTGATGAAAATAAATTCTCTGGACATATTCCTCAAGAAATTGGAACCTTAATGGATCTCCAATATCTGCAACTTGATGGGAACAATCTCTCTGGTCCTCTGCCACCCAAGTTGTGTGTTGGAGGATTTCTCCAAAGGTTAATTGCATTTGATAACAACCTTAATGGACCTCTGCCATCAAGTCTGCTAAATTGTAGAAGCTTAGTCAGAGTTCGTCTTGAAAGGAATCAACTAGAAGGGGATATCTCTGAATTGGGGATTCACCCAAATCTTGTGTATATGGATATGAGCTCAAACAAATTGTTTGGCCAATTGTCTTATCATTGGAGGGAATGTCGTAATCTTACCATGCTACACCTCTCGAACAACAATCTCGTAGGAAAAATACCTGCAAGTATAGGGGAACTATCTCAGCTAGAGATACTTAATCTTTCATCAAATAAGCTTGAAGGAGAGCTTCCAAGTGCAGTGGGCAATCTACAAAAATTGTCCCGATTAGGTGTCGCAAACAATTTTCTCCATGGAAGCATTCCACAAGAAATTGGAGCATTGTCCAACTTGGAGTTCCTTGATTTGTCATCAAATAACCTAAGTGGTTTGATACAAGGTTCATTCAATAACTGTTTGAAGCTTAACTTTTTGAAATTGAGTCACAATAACATTAAAGGAAACATACCTCTGGATCTAGGGGTGATGTTCAATTTACATGAGCTGTTGGACTTAAGTGATAATTCCTTTGGTGGGGAGATACCAAGTCAATTGAGTGGTCTGGTCATGCTAGATGCTTTGAATCTTTCGCACAATGAATTGAATGGATTAATTCCATCATCATTTCGGAGTATGGGAAGTTTGACATCCATTGATGTATCTTACAATGAATTGGAAGGACCAGTACCGGACAGTAGGTTCTTCCAGGGAGCTCCGGTCCAGTGGTTCATGCATAATAAGTTGCTATGTGGTGAAGTGAAAGGATTGCCTCCTTGTACTAGTGCAACTCATGAAGGAGGACAGAGGAATGCATACAAAATAATTGGTGTAGCAACGGTTCCTATTTTGTTATCTCTTGTTCTTCTCGCGGCTATAGTGATGTTCCGGCATGGAAGGAGGAAATCCAAACAAATTATTTCCAATAAAGAAACACAAGCAAATGTGTTCTCCATTTGGAGCTTTGATGGGGTAGATGTGTTCAAGCAAATCGTTGAAGCAACTAAAGACTTTAGTGAGATGCATTGCATAGGAACTGGGAGTTATGGATCTGTCTACAAAGCCACACTTAAAACAGGTGAGATATTTGCAGTGAAGAAGATACACATAATAGAAGAAGATTGTTTCGTGAATGAGTTGCTGTTCAATCGTGAGATTGAGGCATTGTTGCAGATTCGGCATCGAAACATCGTAAAATTATTCGGATATTGTTCCTCTAGCAGAGGGAGGTTTCTTATATATAAATACATCGAGAGAGGAAACTTGGTAGAAACACAGAGATCCAATGAAAGGGCAATAGATTTGGATTGGAAAAGGCGGATACAACTTGTGCTGGATGTGGTTCATGCTTTGGCATACATGCATCATGATTGTTCCTCACCAATAGTCCATCGGGATATAACAAGCAAAAACATTTTGCTTGATGTGGAATTTAGAGCTTACATCTCGGATTTTGGGACTGCTAAAATTCTCAATGTTAATGGCCGGAATATCACACAAATTGCTGGAACTAAAGGATACCTTGCACCAG AGCTAGCATATACACAAAATGTGACAGAGAAGTGTGATATATACAGCTTCGGAGTGCTTGCTCTGGAGCTATTTATGGGATCCCATCCAGGCGATCTGCTTTCATCCCTCCACTTGACAACCAACAAGAATGATGTGTGCATGAAGAATCTGCTTGACTCCAGGCTCGAGATACCTGATGCTGAAACCGCTAGAGAGATCTACGGCGTGCTCAGTGTTGCAGTTCAGTGCCTGGAGCCTAACCCATCACGCAGGCCAATGGCACGAAGTGCTAGTGATGAGCTATCTGCTGGGTTTAAGATATACGGAGACCAACATGTTGATTATCTAGACGCCGTCCTGACCATTCCGACCCAATAG